The genomic region CCTGCTGACCGGCGCCGGCTCCGGTCTGGGTCGCGAGAGCGCCCACCTGTTCTCCGCCGAGGGTGCGCGCGTGGTTGTCACCGACGTGCGTCCCGAGCGGGTCGAACGTGTCGTCGGCGAGATCAAGGCGGCCGGCGGGGATGTCACCGGCACGCCCTGCGACGTCCGCGACCCGAAGGACTGTGCGGCCGCCGTCGCCGCGGCGGTGGCGACCTACGGGCGGGTCGACGCGCTCATGTGCTCGGCCGGCATTCCGGAAGAGGGGTTCGGCGCGACACCGTTCGAGGAGGCCACGCTCGAGTCGTTCGTGGACGTCGTGTCGACCAACCTCTTCGGCGTGTACCACGCGGCGCGCGCCGTGGTACCGCACATGAAGGCGAACCGGGCGGGGACGATCCTCGCGGTCTCTTCGATGGCCGGGCTGGTCGCCTACCCCGGCTTCCCGGGCTACGTCGCCGCCAAGCACGGGGTCAACGGTCTGGTAAAGTCCCTGTCGCTCGATCTGGGGCGGTTCGGCATCCGGGCCAACGCGCTGTGCCCCGCGCACGGCATGAGCGTGAACTTCGCGATGCCGCCCGACGCCGAGGTGCTCGGCCTGTCGTACGAGCAGGCGCAGCCGTCGTGGGACCCCTACGCAGGGTCGATCCCCCTGAAGCTGGCCCGTCCCCCCGCTCTTCGCGACAACGCCAACGCCGCCCTGTTCCTGATCAGCGACGAGTCGGCGTACATGTCGGGCGTGTGCCTGCCGGCCACGGACGGCGGCAACCTCGCCCGCAGCTCGATCATCTTTCCCAGCGACCTCGACGCGTCGTCGGACACGGCACCCGACGGCGTGCTGCCCGCCGACCAGGCCGCCCGGCTCGCCTAGGCAGTGGAGGAACCATGACCGACAAGATCTGGGCCAGCTCGGCCGACTCCCATGTGCTCGAACCACTCGACCTGTGGAAGCGGGCGCTGCCCGCGGCGCTCGCCGAGCGGGCGCCGTGGACGGTGCGTGACGACAACCGCGAGACTGTGTACGTCGACGGTCAGGTGATGCGGCGCGACCCCATCTCCTTCTCCGACGCGATGCGACCCCCTGGCGCGGAGGACGTGTCGGCTCGGCTCCAGGACCTCGACGAGCAGGGCGTCTGGGCGGAGGTCGTCTTCCCGTCCCGCGGCCTGTGGATCTCGAACATGAGTGATGCCGAACTCTCCCGCGAGTGCGCCCGGGCCTGGAACGACTGGTGCGCCGCGGACTTCGCCAGCGCGTCGGCGCGGCTGCTGCCCTCGGCGATCGTGA from Frankia alni ACN14a harbors:
- a CDS encoding SDR family NAD(P)-dependent oxidoreductase; translation: MTGRLDGKTVLLTGAGSGLGRESAHLFSAEGARVVVTDVRPERVERVVGEIKAAGGDVTGTPCDVRDPKDCAAAVAAAVATYGRVDALMCSAGIPEEGFGATPFEEATLESFVDVVSTNLFGVYHAARAVVPHMKANRAGTILAVSSMAGLVAYPGFPGYVAAKHGVNGLVKSLSLDLGRFGIRANALCPAHGMSVNFAMPPDAEVLGLSYEQAQPSWDPYAGSIPLKLARPPALRDNANAALFLISDESAYMSGVCLPATDGGNLARSSIIFPSDLDASSDTAPDGVLPADQAARLA